The following are encoded together in the Sphaerodactylus townsendi isolate TG3544 linkage group LG14, MPM_Stown_v2.3, whole genome shotgun sequence genome:
- the CDH5 gene encoding cadherin-5, with amino-acid sequence MASYRFLLLFSVMLVPASVYGEGFSGIAATGKVHKRFRREWIWNKMHISEEKNETLPHHVGRIISSIQNPNAMYLLEGDGANSIFKVDEHTGDVSAYERLDREQKAEYQLMAHILDRTTNKSLEPPSKFRIIVQDVNDNAPIFVQRVFNGSVLEMSPVGTSVTTVTAVDADDPTLLGYADVDYKVIKGENYFRIDKSGVIRTAVANLDREKKATYEIVVRAIDGKGLQAAESGTATVRITLIDINDNSPIFNPTTYHFEVLENITLNGEVGKLKVEDIDEPQNRNTKYSFAGGNFQDTFLIIPKPYTNEGIIKPKKPLDFEKISSYQFRVEATDGDIPYFNSKTKGSKSIATVNIRVIDVDEPPIFEKPSYMFEVLEDSDIKVPIGHVSATDPDRAKREIRYRVLRSNYFKISNSGYIFAERPLDREEHSWHNITVAANEIEHGRILTQLETHVQVYIKVLDRNDNAPEFAEPYQPGVCENASPGKVIIRISAVDKDEMLPGMKFTYSLTSEESNFTLIDNHDNTANITVKYGEFNRELVKIHYLPIIISDNGSPKQSSTNTLTIQVCKCDQAGKFTFCEEATKQVGVSIQVLVAIFVCILTIFVIVLLIVLRRRHKKDLNVLRKNVAEIHEQLVAYDEEGGGEMDTTSYDVSILNSVRQSGMTSPRMTQDPRPCVYSQVQKPPRHGHGLSGTGEMAIMIEMKKDEADNDGDLLPYDTLHIFGYEGAESIAESLSSLGSGSSDSDIDYDFLNDWGPRFKMLAELYGLEADEDFAY; translated from the exons ATGGCCAGTTACCGTTTCCTTCTTCTGTTCTCTGTGATGTTGGTACCAGCTTCTGTTTATGGAGAAGGTTTCTCAGGGATTGCAGCCACCGGCAAAGTTCACAAACGTTTCAGGAGAGAGTGGATCTGGAATAAGATGCACATTTCAGAAGAGAAGAACGAAACCCTGCCACATCATGTCGGGAGG ATCATATCAAGCATTCAGAACCCCAATGCTATGTACTTGCTTGAGGGGGATGGCGCCAACAGTATATTCAAAGTTGATGAACATACTGGAGACGTGTCTGCTTATGAGAGGCTGGACCGAGAACAGAAAGCCGAGTATCAGCTGATGGCCCACATTCTCGACCGAACGACCAATAAGTCGTTGGAACCACCCTCCAAATTCCGTATCATCGTCCAGGATGTGAATGACAATGCCCCTATATTTGTTCAACGAGTGTTTAATGGATCTGTCTTGGAAATGTCACCCGTAG GAACTTCAGTCACCACAGTGACAGCCGTAGATGCCGACGACCCAACTCTTCTTGGCTATGCCGACGTGGACTACAAAGTGATTAAGGGTGAAAACTATTTCAGAATAGATAAGTCAG GAGTCATCCGTACAGCAGTAGCTAATCTGGACCGAGAAAAGAAAGCTACCTATGAAATCGTGGTGCGGGCCATCGACGGCAAAGGTCTACAGGCTGCAGAGTCGGGCACTGCTACAGTGCGCATCACACTGATTGACATCAATGACAACTCCCCAATCTTTAATCCAA CAACATACCATTTTGAAGTACTTGAAAATATCACCTTAAATGGTGAAGTGGGCAAACTGAAAGTTGAAGATATCGATGAGCCTCAGAACAGAAACACAAAGTACAGTTTTGCTGGCGGAAACTTCCAAGACACTTTCCTGATCATACCAAAGCCATATACAAATGAAGGAATAATTAAACCCAAGAAG CCCTTAGACTTTGAAAAAATATCCTCCTACCAGTTTCGTGTCGAAGCAACCGATGGTGATATACCCTACTTCAATTCCAAGACGAAAGGATCCAAGAGTATAGCAACCGTAAACATCAGAGTTATTGATGTTGATGAACCCCCCATCTTTGAAAAGCCTTCATACATGTTTGAAGTGCTGGAAGACAGTGATATCAAAGTGCCCATTGGACACGTTTCTGCAACTGACCCTGATCGAGCAAAACGAGAAATAAG GTATCGTGTCTTAAGATCCAACTATTTCAAAATATCCAACAGTGGGTATATTTTTGCTGAGAGACCTCTAGACAGAGAAGAACATTCCTGGCATAATATAACGGTGGCAGCCAATGAAATAGAGCATGGAA GAATATTAACCCAGTTAGAAACTCACGTCCAAGTTTACATCAAAGTTCTTGACAGAAACGACAATGCGCCAGAATTCGCAGAACCGTATCAACCAGGAGTCTGCGAGAATGCCTCACCAGGAAAG GTGATTATCAGAATTTCTGCTGTGGATAAGGATGAAATGCTGCCTGGCATGAAATTCACATATTCTTTAACCTCTGAAGAAAGCAACTTCACTCTGATTGACAATCATG ATAACACTGCGAACATCACTGTCAAATACGGAGAGTTTAATCGGGAGCTAGTCAAAATCCATTACTTGCCTATCATCATCTCTGACAATGGCTCACCCAAGCAGAGCAGCACGAACACCCTCACCATCCAGGTCTGTAAGTGTGACCAGGCTGGCAAGTTCACATTTTGCGAAGAAGCAACGAAGCAAGTCGGAGTCAGCATCCAAGTCCTGGTGGCCATCTTTGTCTGCATCCTCACCATATTTG TTATTGTGTTGCTAATAGTCCTCAGAAGGAGGCACAAGAAAGATCTGAATGTCCTCCGGAAGAACGTGGCTGAGATCCATGAACAACTGGTGGCCTATGATGAAGAAGGCGGTGGTGAAATGGACACCACCAGTTACGATGTGTCGATCCTCAATTCGGTCCGCCAAAGTGGTATGACATCACCGAGGATGACTCAGGACCCCAGACCCTGTGTATACTCCCAGGTTCAAAAGCCACCCAGACATGGACATGGACTTTCTGGCACTGGAGAAATGGCCATTATGATTGAAATGAAAAAAGATGAAGCTGACAATGACGGGGATTTGCTTCCATATGACACTCTTCACATCTTTGGCTATGAAGGGGCAGAGTCCATTGCAGAATCTCTAAGCTCTTTGGGATCGGGCTCCTCCGACTCTGATATTGATTATGACTTCCTGAACGACTGGGGTCCAAGATTTAAGATGCTGGCAGAGCTTTATGGACTGGAAGCCGATGAAGATTTTGCATATTGA